A region of Gemmobacter sp. 24YEA27 DNA encodes the following proteins:
- a CDS encoding ABC transporter permease: MPTFVTGLLLIYLFYFLIGVAPEPIGRLDPFMFEPDRVTGFLTIDALIAGDPEIFFAALKQMVLPAVTMALFALAPLARMTRAAMLEALGAEFIRTARASGLSKRKIVLTYAFRNAMLPLITTMGMTLSYMLGANVLVERVFAWPGIGSFAMDSIINLDYAPLQGFMLMMALIFILINLATDILAGIVDPRASK, from the coding sequence ATGCCCACCTTTGTGACCGGGCTTTTGCTGATCTATCTGTTCTATTTCCTGATCGGCGTCGCGCCTGAGCCGATTGGCCGGCTTGATCCCTTTATGTTCGAGCCTGACCGCGTCACCGGCTTTCTGACCATCGACGCGCTGATTGCGGGTGATCCGGAAATCTTTTTTGCCGCGCTGAAGCAGATGGTATTGCCGGCGGTCACCATGGCGCTGTTTGCGCTGGCACCGCTGGCGCGGATGACGCGGGCGGCAATGCTGGAGGCGCTTGGGGCCGAGTTCATTCGCACGGCCCGGGCCTCTGGCCTGTCAAAACGCAAGATCGTGCTGACCTATGCTTTCCGCAACGCGATGCTGCCGCTGATCACCACCATGGGCATGACACTTTCCTACATGCTGGGCGCGAATGTGCTGGTGGAGCGTGTCTTCGCCTGGCCCGGCATTGGCAGCTTTGCCATGGACAGCATCATCAACCTTGATTACGCGCCGCTCCAGGGGTTCATGCTGATGATGGCGCTGATCTTCATTCTGATCAATCTCGCCACCGATATCCTTGCGGGGATCGTCGATCCGAGGGCCAGCAAATGA
- a CDS encoding ABC transporter permease: MTSADIEAVRQSLGLDQPLPQQFLTYLGAIARGDLGQSFSTGQPVLTELINRLPASAELTVMAFLLALGVAIPLGLAAALRPGSLIDHLSRIIATLGSRCPPL, encoded by the coding sequence ATGACCAGTGCCGATATCGAGGCGGTCCGCCAGAGCCTCGGGCTGGATCAGCCGCTGCCGCAACAGTTCCTGACCTATCTGGGGGCCATCGCACGCGGTGATCTCGGGCAGAGTTTCTCAACCGGGCAGCCAGTGCTGACCGAGCTGATCAACCGGCTGCCTGCCTCGGCAGAGCTGACGGTGATGGCCTTTCTGCTGGCGCTTGGCGTTGCCATTCCGCTGGGGCTTGCCGCCGCGCTGCGACCGGGGTCGCTGATCGACCATCTATCCCGGATCATCGCGACGCTGGGGTCTCGATGCCCACCTTTGTGA
- a CDS encoding MaoC family dehydratase yields the protein MTEQIWYETFIPGTVLQSASRLITVQDIDDYARLTGEDHPVHMNDTFAREAGFAGRITHGLFNLALIEGLKAGLGCFDRSVTASLGWSDIKFSAPLYPGEEVYLKLEFISRRETSKPGRGLATERGYLVKTDGTEVVRGDHLIFLLMQPAGVTGTGGQG from the coding sequence ATGACCGAACAGATCTGGTATGAGACCTTTATCCCCGGCACGGTTCTGCAATCAGCGTCGCGGCTGATCACCGTGCAGGATATTGATGATTATGCCCGCCTGACAGGCGAGGATCATCCGGTTCACATGAATGACACCTTTGCGCGCGAGGCCGGGTTCGCGGGCCGTATCACGCATGGCCTGTTCAATCTGGCGCTGATCGAGGGGCTGAAGGCCGGGCTGGGCTGTTTTGACCGCTCTGTCACCGCATCGCTGGGCTGGAGCGACATCAAATTCTCCGCCCCGCTTTACCCCGGTGAAGAGGTGTATCTGAAGCTTGAATTCATCAGCCGGCGCGAGACGTCAAAGCCCGGACGCGGCCTCGCGACCGAGCGCGGTTATCTCGTCAAGACGGATGGCACCGAAGTGGTGCGGGGCGATCATCTCATCTTCTTGCTGATGCAACCGGCAGGCGTCACCGGAACAGGGGGTCAAGGCTGA
- a CDS encoding AMP-binding protein, which yields MTPKAEISDNTPAAAPGSETLAFQTGLQSPHWPAGLAADLPVTGENLAALLERSATTWPERPALYYYGTVLRYGALQADVCALAAWLVADGLRPGDRVVLDLQNAPQFVIGFYAVLRAGGVVVPVNPMNTAEELGWIVGDSGARMAIVADELLERFAGLTGAGALDRILRLRYLDRVPETSDPLPEVMLRPAPAEVPVISVDFEAAIRAGRGLSLPPMPPGGETLAILPYTSGTTGRPKACFTTHSAAGFVAEAQRVWYRTDHSSVMTCFMPLFHVAGMIASMAEAICAGAALVLLTRWNPDAVPGLLRRHKVTWWSAAPTMIVDVLGSENFTDDCFASLQVLTGGGLRCRLRWPSACSANGGCAFARAMA from the coding sequence ATGACGCCGAAGGCCGAAATCAGCGACAATACCCCTGCCGCTGCGCCGGGTTCAGAGACATTGGCCTTCCAGACCGGGCTGCAATCGCCGCATTGGCCGGCCGGGCTTGCTGCTGATCTGCCGGTGACCGGCGAAAATCTTGCCGCTTTGCTTGAGCGCAGCGCCACGACCTGGCCGGAGCGGCCGGCGCTTTACTATTACGGCACCGTCTTGCGCTATGGCGCCTTGCAGGCGGATGTCTGCGCGCTGGCTGCCTGGCTTGTTGCCGACGGGCTGCGCCCGGGTGACCGTGTTGTTCTTGACCTGCAAAATGCGCCGCAATTTGTGATCGGCTTTTATGCCGTGCTGCGGGCGGGCGGTGTGGTCGTGCCGGTCAACCCGATGAATACAGCTGAAGAACTGGGCTGGATTGTTGGTGACAGCGGCGCCCGTATGGCAATTGTGGCGGATGAGCTGCTGGAGCGGTTCGCGGGCCTGACCGGGGCGGGCGCGCTCGACCGGATCCTGCGCCTGCGTTACCTCGACCGGGTGCCGGAGACATCTGATCCGCTGCCGGAGGTGATGCTGCGTCCCGCACCGGCAGAGGTTCCAGTGATCTCGGTCGATTTCGAGGCCGCAATCCGGGCGGGTCGGGGGCTCAGCCTGCCGCCAATGCCGCCCGGGGGAGAGACGCTTGCGATCCTGCCTTATACGTCCGGCACCACTGGCCGACCCAAAGCCTGCTTTACCACCCATAGCGCTGCCGGCTTTGTCGCCGAGGCGCAGCGGGTCTGGTATCGCACCGATCACAGCTCGGTCATGACCTGCTTCATGCCACTGTTTCATGTGGCGGGCATGATTGCCTCGATGGCCGAGGCGATCTGTGCCGGGGCGGCGCTTGTGCTTCTGACCCGCTGGAACCCTGATGCCGTGCCCGGCCTCTTGCGCCGCCATAAGGTGACCTGGTGGTCTGCGGCGCCGACGATGATCGTCGATGTGCTGGGCTCGGAGAACTTCACCGATGATTGTTTTGCCTCGCTGCAGGTGCTGACCGGCGGGGGGCTTCGATGCCGGCTGCGGTGGCCGAGCGCCTGTTCAGCAAATGGGGGCTGCGCTTTTGCGAGGGCTATGGCCTGA
- a CDS encoding M20 family metallo-hydrolase translates to MDFRSDFARLKGFGADPDGGWSRLAFSAADNQAHDWLLAEARAAGLGARYDAFGNAILRLEGRGPKFLIGSHLDSVQRGGAFDGAIGVLAGLSVLKQLKAEGWQGRAIEVIAFRDEEGRFGPFTGSRAMAGLHDEVALARARAADGTELAPLMQAAGFTPANAPYDFSDVAFYLELHIEQGPVLEAAGIPLGLVTAIAGQERLALRFTGQADHAGTAPMDLRRDALAGAARFATEFRAMIRAAGDPDLRGTIGVFSVAPNQGNVVPGEVRLGLELRGPDGGQLLALRGAVEQLAESVATDEKLGLRIRRVYSDQPVPMDATLAAAMSAAAKSEGVATCELLSGANHDAGIIGRIVPAMMLFVPSVGGRSHCPEEESDLAHIEAAIRVMLRMLRQA, encoded by the coding sequence ATGGATTTCCGGTCGGATTTCGCGCGGCTGAAGGGCTTTGGGGCCGATCCTGACGGCGGCTGGTCCCGGCTTGCCTTCAGCGCGGCGGATAATCAGGCGCATGACTGGCTGCTGGCCGAGGCGCGCGCGGCGGGTCTTGGCGCACGCTATGACGCCTTCGGCAATGCCATTTTGCGCCTTGAGGGCAGGGGCCCCAAATTCCTGATCGGCTCGCATCTCGATTCGGTGCAGCGGGGCGGCGCGTTTGACGGCGCCATCGGGGTGCTTGCTGGCCTTTCGGTCCTGAAACAGCTGAAAGCCGAAGGCTGGCAGGGCCGCGCCATCGAGGTCATCGCCTTTCGCGACGAAGAAGGGCGGTTCGGCCCTTTCACCGGCAGCCGCGCCATGGCAGGGCTGCATGATGAGGTGGCCCTTGCCCGCGCCCGCGCAGCCGATGGCACGGAGCTTGCGCCTCTTATGCAGGCGGCAGGGTTTACGCCTGCCAATGCGCCCTATGATTTTTCGGATGTGGCGTTCTATCTGGAACTGCATATCGAGCAGGGCCCGGTGCTGGAAGCCGCAGGTATTCCGCTGGGGCTGGTCACCGCGATTGCCGGTCAGGAGCGGCTGGCGCTGCGCTTTACAGGCCAGGCCGATCACGCCGGGACTGCCCCGATGGATCTGCGCCGTGATGCGCTGGCCGGAGCCGCGCGTTTTGCGACAGAGTTCCGGGCGATGATCCGCGCCGCCGGTGATCCGGATCTGCGCGGCACCATCGGCGTCTTCAGCGTTGCACCCAATCAGGGCAATGTGGTGCCGGGTGAGGTGCGCCTGGGTCTTGAATTGCGCGGCCCGGATGGCGGGCAGTTGCTCGCCCTGCGCGGTGCGGTGGAGCAGTTGGCGGAATCGGTCGCGACTGACGAAAAGCTCGGTCTGCGGATCCGCCGGGTCTATTCGGACCAGCCGGTTCCAATGGATGCAACCCTTGCGGCGGCAATGTCTGCGGCTGCGAAATCAGAAGGCGTCGCGACCTGCGAGCTGCTGTCCGGCGCCAATCATGATGCCGGGATCATCGGGCGCATCGTGCCCGCGATGATGCTGTTCGTGCCCTCGGTCGGCGGACGCAGCCATTGCCCTGAAGAAGAGAGCGACCTTGCGCATATCGAAGCGGCGATCCGGGTGATGCTGCGGATGCTCAGACAGGCCTGA
- the hydA gene encoding dihydropyrimidinase translates to MSILITGGRVVTPNGVQFADVLTEGESIRAVLPPGEGRLVAPEAQVIDATGRIVIPGGVDPHVHLMVGFMGVRSVYDFGSGGIAALRGGTTAVVDFALQRRGGSILKGLSHRRGQADANVTVDYGLHVIVTDVNAQTLAELPALRAAGVTTLKVYTVYEEDGLKLTDGALYALMEAAAQNDLSVVLHAENADIVERLRAEAVAAGHEHPRYHALTRPKIVEIEAVSRAITFSRATGCGVHILHLVAAEAIDLVARARAEGVKITAETCTHYLALTEEALEREDGYNYILSPPLRDQANQDALFRGLAQGGLSLVASDEVSYSAEAKRKGLPSFTTVANGTTGIEFRLPVLWTRSVDQGRLSLMRFVELFSTLPAQIFGFENKGIIAPGYDADLVLVDPVTRHTITPASDYGNIGYNPYSGQELTGFATATILRGKLVVEDGVFLGHEGQGRFVMRASPRRPG, encoded by the coding sequence ATGTCGATCCTGATCACCGGGGGCCGCGTTGTCACCCCGAATGGCGTGCAATTTGCCGATGTGCTGACCGAAGGCGAAAGCATCCGCGCGGTGCTGCCGCCGGGCGAGGGCCGCCTTGTCGCGCCAGAGGCACAGGTGATCGATGCGACCGGCCGGATCGTGATCCCGGGCGGGGTCGATCCGCATGTGCATCTGATGGTCGGCTTCATGGGCGTGCGTTCCGTCTATGATTTCGGCTCGGGCGGGATTGCGGCCTTGCGCGGCGGCACCACGGCGGTGGTCGATTTCGCGCTGCAAAGACGCGGCGGCTCGATCCTGAAGGGGCTGAGCCATCGCCGGGGCCAGGCCGATGCCAATGTGACGGTGGATTACGGGCTGCATGTCATCGTCACCGATGTGAATGCGCAGACGCTTGCCGAACTGCCTGCGCTGCGCGCGGCTGGGGTCACCACGCTGAAGGTCTATACTGTCTATGAGGAAGACGGGCTGAAGCTGACCGATGGCGCGCTTTATGCGCTGATGGAGGCGGCGGCGCAGAATGACCTCTCGGTGGTGCTGCATGCCGAGAATGCCGATATTGTCGAACGGCTGCGGGCCGAGGCAGTTGCGGCAGGCCATGAACATCCGCGCTATCACGCGCTGACCCGGCCGAAGATCGTGGAGATCGAAGCCGTTTCGCGGGCCATAACCTTCTCCCGTGCCACCGGCTGCGGCGTTCATATCCTGCATCTGGTGGCCGCCGAGGCGATTGATCTGGTCGCCCGCGCCCGGGCCGAAGGCGTAAAGATCACCGCCGAGACCTGCACGCATTATCTGGCGCTGACCGAAGAGGCGCTGGAGCGCGAGGATGGCTATAACTACATCTTGTCGCCGCCGCTGCGCGATCAGGCAAATCAGGACGCGCTGTTCCGGGGGCTTGCGCAGGGCGGTCTCAGCCTCGTGGCCTCGGATGAGGTCAGCTACAGCGCTGAGGCCAAGCGCAAAGGCCTGCCGTCTTTCACCACCGTTGCCAATGGCACCACCGGGATCGAGTTCCGGCTGCCGGTGCTCTGGACCCGCAGCGTCGATCAGGGCCGGTTGTCGCTGATGCGGTTTGTCGAGCTGTTCTCGACCCTCCCGGCGCAGATTTTCGGCTTTGAAAATAAGGGTATTATCGCCCCGGGCTATGACGCTGATCTGGTGCTAGTCGACCCGGTGACGCGTCACACCATCACGCCCGCCAGCGATTACGGCAACATTGGGTACAACCCCTATAGCGGGCAGGAGCTGACCGGATTTGCCACCGCCACGATCCTGCGGGGGAAGCTCGTGGTCGAGGATGGGGTCTTCCTCGGTCACGAGGGACAGGGACGTTTTGTCATGCGGGCCTCGCCCCGCCGCCCGGGTTAA
- a CDS encoding PLP-dependent aspartate aminotransferase family protein, which produces MTKAPALRLATIAVHAGHDPAEAMGAVSPPVYQTGTFVAKDTAELMAINSGEKRGYVYSRVRNPTVLAAEQRVAALEGAQSCVLYASGMAAIAGALAPLLEAGDELVALPDIYGGTIRYFRDVLPRQGVNVVWAASGAVADVLAAVTERTKAIYVETPTNPLLRVVDLRAISDLAALRGIPVVVDGTLGGPMNQRPLHLGAALVVHSASKYLNGHGDLLLGAVCGSRDLTRRLRSNQQASGAIVDPHAAWLLLRGMTTYALRMAAHNAGGQKVAEFLAAHPKVAKVHYPGLTSHPDHALALSQMTGFGALLSFEAQSQDAARHVVDATRLFGIGASLGGVESLISQPGNTSHYSVPQAQRLAMGISESLVRISVGVEDPEDLIADLSQALEGC; this is translated from the coding sequence ATGACAAAAGCCCCCGCACTCCGCCTGGCCACGATCGCGGTTCACGCCGGTCACGACCCGGCGGAGGCAATGGGGGCGGTTTCGCCGCCGGTCTATCAGACCGGCACCTTTGTCGCGAAAGACACTGCCGAGCTGATGGCAATCAACAGCGGCGAAAAACGCGGCTATGTCTATTCCCGGGTGCGCAACCCCACTGTTCTGGCGGCGGAACAGCGGGTTGCGGCGCTGGAAGGGGCGCAGTCCTGCGTGCTTTACGCCTCGGGCATGGCGGCGATTGCGGGGGCATTGGCACCTTTGCTGGAAGCCGGCGACGAGCTGGTGGCACTGCCCGATATCTATGGCGGCACCATCCGCTATTTCCGTGATGTGCTGCCGCGTCAGGGCGTCAATGTGGTCTGGGCGGCGTCGGGCGCGGTGGCGGATGTTCTGGCCGCGGTGACAGAACGGACGAAAGCGATCTATGTCGAGACCCCGACCAATCCGCTGCTCAGGGTAGTTGATTTGCGGGCGATCTCGGATCTGGCGGCACTGCGCGGCATTCCTGTTGTGGTCGATGGCACTCTCGGCGGGCCGATGAACCAGCGGCCTTTGCACCTTGGGGCGGCGCTGGTGGTGCATTCCGCCTCGAAATACCTCAACGGGCATGGCGATCTTTTGCTGGGCGCGGTTTGCGGCAGCCGGGATCTGACGCGCAGGCTGCGCAGCAATCAGCAGGCTTCAGGCGCCATTGTCGACCCACATGCCGCCTGGCTTTTGCTGCGCGGCATGACCACCTATGCGCTGCGCATGGCGGCCCATAATGCCGGCGGCCAGAAAGTGGCTGAATTCCTCGCCGCGCATCCCAAAGTGGCAAAGGTGCATTATCCCGGCCTGACCTCTCATCCCGATCACGCGCTGGCCCTAAGCCAGATGACCGGATTTGGCGCGCTTTTGTCCTTTGAGGCGCAGAGCCAGGATGCCGCGCGCCATGTGGTCGATGCCACCCGGCTCTTTGGCATCGGTGCCTCGCTTGGCGGTGTGGAAAGCCTGATTTCCCAGCCTGGCAATACCTCGCATTACTCGGTGCCGCAGGCGCAGCGCCTTGCCATGGGGATCAGTGAGAGCCTCGTGCGCATCTCGGTCGGGGTCGAAGACCCGGAAGACCTGATCGCCGATCTTTCCCAGGCGCTGGAGGGCTGCTGA
- a CDS encoding acyl-CoA dehydrogenase family protein, producing the protein MDFEISEEQRLMRDNLRSFLTRECPIEYVRECDEAERFPTELYDKLAAAGWLSLPIPVEYGGMGGSCTDLVVFLEEFARHFEAGANLYYTTVVIATDALTHFATEEQKKELLPKLARGEIRFALSLSEPGSGSDAASLVTRAELDGEEWVINGQKMFCSAAQVADYILLMTRTDPEAPKHKGITMLLVPTGTKGMEIRRLKKLGLKPMDLNEIFLTDCRIPKENVIGEVNGGWMNALKTLDYERCCLTGVNVGAAQSVLEKILQYTDERKQFGQKINSFQLTKAKLADMDMEIEAARLLLYRSANLVDRGIPNNKESAMANLFSSEMYVRAALNGMRMMGGWGYLMEFDMQRHFRDSKLAEIGGGTSEILRIIIAKELTK; encoded by the coding sequence ATGGATTTCGAGATTAGCGAAGAACAGCGGCTGATGCGCGACAATCTGCGCAGCTTCCTGACGCGTGAATGCCCGATTGAATATGTGCGTGAATGTGACGAGGCCGAGCGCTTCCCGACCGAGCTTTACGACAAGCTGGCGGCGGCGGGCTGGCTGTCGCTGCCGATCCCGGTCGAATATGGCGGCATGGGCGGCAGCTGCACCGATCTGGTGGTGTTTCTGGAAGAATTCGCCCGCCATTTCGAGGCCGGTGCCAATCTCTACTATACGACCGTGGTCATCGCGACCGATGCGCTGACGCATTTCGCGACCGAAGAGCAGAAGAAAGAGCTTTTGCCGAAACTGGCGCGCGGCGAGATCCGTTTCGCGCTCTCGCTTTCCGAGCCGGGCTCGGGGTCTGATGCCGCCTCGCTGGTGACACGGGCCGAGCTGGACGGTGAGGAATGGGTGATCAACGGGCAGAAAATGTTCTGCTCTGCCGCCCAGGTGGCGGATTACATCCTGCTGATGACCCGCACCGACCCGGAGGCCCCGAAGCATAAGGGCATCACCATGCTGCTGGTGCCGACCGGCACCAAAGGCATGGAAATCCGGCGGCTGAAGAAGCTGGGCCTGAAGCCGATGGATCTGAACGAGATCTTCCTGACCGATTGCCGCATCCCGAAAGAGAATGTGATCGGCGAGGTGAATGGCGGCTGGATGAATGCGCTGAAGACGCTGGATTACGAGCGCTGCTGCCTGACCGGCGTCAATGTCGGCGCGGCGCAGTCGGTGCTGGAGAAAATCCTGCAATATACCGATGAGCGCAAGCAGTTCGGGCAGAAGATCAACAGCTTCCAGCTGACCAAGGCGAAGCTCGCCGATATGGATATGGAGATCGAGGCCGCGCGGCTCCTGCTCTATCGTTCTGCAAACCTCGTGGATCGCGGCATTCCGAATAACAAGGAATCCGCGATGGCCAATCTCTTCTCGTCCGAGATGTATGTCCGCGCCGCGCTGAACGGTATGCGGATGATGGGCGGGTGGGGCTATCTGATGGAATTCGACATGCAGCGCCATTTCCGCGATTCTAAACTGGCTGAGATCGGGGGCGGCACGTCCGAGATCCTGCGCATCATCATCGCGAAAGAGCTGACGAAATGA
- a CDS encoding enoyl-CoA hydratase-related protein, with translation MSRIRTEIRGPVLEIVFDHPPANAFDQQASRDFDAALTQLNESPDLRVGIVSAAGGKIFSAGWDLKAVAAGDDGEDFGPNGFMSLNRQDMVKPVIAAIDGLAVGGGFEFALFATLVLCTEKTEFGLPELQRGFIPEAGGLWRAHRRLPVNIASELLLTGRRLTAEEGHKYGFVNRITTSEALMDEARALAAQIVSAAPLAVAALLEVTREVEGLSDREAFEKLYSGLPARDRIRASEDYKEGPRAFAEKRAPRWTGK, from the coding sequence ATGAGCCGCATCAGAACCGAAATCCGGGGTCCGGTGCTGGAGATCGTCTTTGACCACCCGCCCGCCAATGCCTTTGACCAGCAGGCCAGCCGCGATTTCGATGCGGCGCTGACGCAGCTGAATGAAAGCCCGGATCTGCGGGTCGGGATTGTTTCCGCGGCAGGGGGGAAGATCTTTTCGGCGGGCTGGGATCTGAAGGCGGTCGCGGCGGGCGATGATGGCGAGGATTTCGGCCCGAACGGGTTCATGAGCCTGAATCGCCAGGATATGGTCAAGCCGGTGATCGCGGCGATCGACGGGCTTGCGGTCGGTGGCGGCTTTGAGTTTGCGCTTTTCGCGACACTGGTCCTTTGCACGGAAAAGACCGAGTTTGGCCTGCCAGAGCTTCAACGCGGTTTCATCCCCGAAGCGGGCGGGCTGTGGCGGGCGCATCGCCGGCTGCCGGTGAATATCGCCTCCGAGCTTTTGCTGACCGGGCGGCGGCTGACAGCGGAGGAGGGGCATAAATATGGCTTCGTCAACCGGATCACCACCTCTGAGGCACTGATGGATGAGGCCCGCGCCCTGGCCGCGCAGATCGTCTCGGCCGCGCCGCTGGCGGTTGCCGCGCTGCTCGAGGTGACGCGCGAGGTCGAGGGGCTTTCGGATCGCGAGGCTTTTGAAAAGCTTTACTCCGGCCTGCCCGCGCGGGATCGCATCCGGGCCTCGGAAGATTACAAGGAAGGTCCGCGGGCCTTTGCAGAAAAACGCGCACCACGCTGGACGGGGAAATAA
- a CDS encoding acyl-CoA dehydrogenase family protein has translation MSYAAYSEDQRMVAQGVRAFVEKELMPHEDLIEKADKVPEDLFRELKKKAIDAGYYALNMPEELGGGGLGQRLRAVAEIELGRTTRALNIICNRPAPILKACTGDQIETYLKPVIRGERWECFGLTEPGAGSDARQIATRAVRDGDDYIINGEKIFITMAMVADFIILFAVTGVDETPKGPQKRITCFLVDKCLPGVSVSPLELVGNRGFKSCSIALEDVRVPAANIIGEEGGGFAIAKSWIFSGRVMLSANMVGLAERAMGIAAQYANTRRAFGKTIGQFQGTSFKLADMAMEIEATRLLVLNGAARMEDGLITQREASIVNLYGSEMAGRVTDNALQMLGGMGVSKEWPIERMWRDVRVERIWEGTSEIHRDIISKDVLREFPA, from the coding sequence ATGAGCTATGCAGCCTACAGCGAAGATCAGCGTATGGTGGCCCAGGGTGTGCGTGCCTTTGTCGAAAAAGAGCTGATGCCCCATGAGGATCTGATCGAAAAGGCCGATAAGGTCCCGGAAGATCTGTTCCGTGAGCTGAAAAAGAAGGCAATAGATGCCGGATATTACGCGCTGAACATGCCCGAAGAGCTGGGCGGTGGCGGCCTTGGGCAGCGGCTGCGCGCGGTGGCGGAGATTGAGTTAGGGCGCACCACACGGGCGCTTAACATCATCTGCAACCGCCCGGCGCCGATCCTGAAAGCCTGCACCGGTGACCAGATCGAAACCTATCTGAAACCGGTGATCCGCGGCGAACGCTGGGAATGCTTTGGCCTGACCGAGCCGGGCGCAGGCTCTGACGCGCGCCAGATCGCCACCAGGGCGGTGCGCGACGGCGATGATTACATCATCAATGGCGAAAAGATCTTCATCACCATGGCGATGGTGGCGGATTTCATCATCCTTTTCGCCGTTACCGGCGTCGATGAGACCCCGAAAGGGCCGCAGAAGCGGATCACCTGCTTCCTCGTCGACAAATGCCTGCCTGGCGTGAGTGTCAGCCCGCTGGAGCTGGTTGGCAACCGGGGTTTCAAATCCTGCTCGATCGCGCTGGAGGATGTCCGCGTGCCGGCCGCCAATATCATTGGCGAAGAGGGCGGCGGATTTGCCATTGCGAAAAGCTGGATCTTTTCGGGCCGGGTGATGCTTTCGGCCAATATGGTGGGCCTGGCCGAGCGCGCCATGGGCATCGCCGCGCAATATGCCAATACGCGCCGCGCTTTTGGCAAGACCATCGGGCAGTTCCAGGGCACCTCGTTCAAACTGGCCGATATGGCGATGGAGATCGAGGCGACCCGTCTTCTGGTGCTGAATGGCGCCGCGAGGATGGAGGATGGGCTGATCACCCAGCGGGAGGCCTCTATCGTCAACCTCTATGGCTCGGAAATGGCGGGGCGCGTGACCGATAACGCGCTGCAGATGCTGGGCGGCATGGGGGTCTCAAAAGAATGGCCGATTGAGCGGATGTGGCGCGATGTCCGCGTCGAGCGGATATGGGAGGGCACCTCTGAAATCCACCGTGACATCATCTCGAAAGACGTGCTGCGGGAGTTCCCGGCATGA
- the repA gene encoding plasmid partitioning protein RepA, protein MTLPVLHDKLKADAHLLSEALERMSKLFLAPKEEKTLRSFTSSEVAELLRVSDGYLRKAHFDGKIPEVEQGSGGKRQYTAASIIDIRRILAQTAKDPFQFLPGRREGDKLQIWSTVNFKGGSSKTTTTVTLAMRLALRGYRVLVVDADPQASLTTFFGYQPEIDFRQGGTLYDAIRYNDGDTTRVSITTVLRRTYFPGLDLVPAGILLSEFETETPTALSRGEQPVFFNRIRDALRQVEDDYDIVLIDCPPQLGYLTMSAVCASTSLLMTITPERVDLASASQFLMMASGVMEVLHTNGGAGAFDNFAYLLTRFDTSISTQQDLAEWIRELLGTSVIPTPFVKSSAVSEAGLSQRTIFEVDLSSVKNRKTFERALDSATGFSNDIEKLIQAAWGREVSDAK, encoded by the coding sequence ATGACCCTACCTGTTCTTCACGACAAACTGAAGGCAGATGCCCACCTCCTTTCGGAGGCCCTGGAGCGTATGTCGAAGCTGTTCCTGGCGCCAAAAGAAGAAAAGACACTTCGCAGCTTTACCTCTTCCGAGGTCGCAGAACTTTTGCGGGTCAGCGATGGCTATCTGCGCAAGGCCCATTTCGACGGCAAAATCCCCGAGGTAGAGCAGGGCTCCGGCGGCAAGCGCCAGTATACGGCGGCCTCAATCATCGACATCCGTCGCATTCTGGCCCAGACCGCCAAAGACCCGTTTCAGTTCCTGCCCGGTCGCCGCGAGGGCGACAAGCTGCAGATCTGGTCCACCGTGAATTTCAAGGGCGGATCATCGAAAACCACGACGACCGTTACCCTTGCCATGCGGCTTGCGCTCCGCGGCTATCGGGTGCTGGTGGTGGATGCCGATCCACAGGCCTCGCTGACGACATTCTTCGGCTATCAGCCCGAAATCGACTTCCGCCAGGGCGGTACGCTTTATGATGCGATCCGCTACAATGATGGCGATACAACGCGTGTGTCGATCACCACTGTCTTGCGACGCACCTATTTCCCGGGGCTGGATCTGGTTCCGGCCGGGATCCTGCTCTCCGAGTTCGAAACCGAGACGCCAACGGCGCTCAGCCGGGGCGAGCAGCCTGTCTTTTTCAACCGTATCCGGGATGCTCTGCGCCAGGTCGAAGATGATTACGACATCGTTCTGATCGACTGCCCGCCGCAGCTCGGCTACCTGACAATGTCGGCGGTTTGTGCCTCCACCTCCCTCCTGATGACGATCACCCCCGAGCGGGTGGATCTGGCCTCGGCCAGCCAGTTCCTCATGATGGCCTCTGGTGTCATGGAAGTGCTGCACACCAACGGCGGCGCCGGCGCCTTTGACAATTTCGCCTATCTGCTTACCCGGTTCGACACGTCGATCAGCACCCAACAGGATCTTGCGGAGTGGATACGCGAGCTTCTCGGGACAAGCGTGATACCGACCCCCTTCGTGAAGTCATCGGCTGTCAGCGAGGCGGGATTGTCACAGCGCACTATCTTTGAGGTCGATCTGTCTTCGGTCAAAAACCGTAAGACCTTCGAACGGGCGCTGGATTCTGCGACCGGGTTTTCCAACGATATCGAGAAGCTCATTCAGGCGGCCTGGGGCCGGGAGGTGTCCGATGCGAAATAA